Within the Streptomyces sp. YIM 121038 genome, the region GGCGAGAACTTCCTTCCGTACGTGGAGAACGCGGCCACCACGACCGGCACCATGTCGGCCACCGAGGCGCTGCGCGGCGCCGGGAACTGGGTGGCGTACCTGCACTTCGGCGACGCCTGGCTGCCCGCGGGCTGGACGGTGGCGACCTCCGTGGTCACCGTCGTGTGCTCGGCGCTCGCGGCCGGGCTCGGGCTCGCCGGGCTCGCCCGCCGCGACCTGCCGGAGCGGCGGTGGCTGACCCTGACGGTCCTCTCGACCGTCCTGGTCCTGCTCGCCGGGTACGGCGGCGCCTCCGGCGCGCTCTTCCACGGCACGGTGCAGGACTGGCTCAACGGCTGGCTGGTGCCGTTCCGCAACATCTACAAGTTCCAGACGGGCCTCGCGCTCGCCCTCGCCCTCGGTCTCGCGCACCTGGCGGCCGTGGTGAGCCCCGCGCGCGGCGCACGGGCCCTGCCCGGGCGGCGGTACGCGCCCCTGATCGCGGCCGTCCTGGTGCTTCCCGGTCTGCTGTGGCCGTATCTGAACGGCTCGATCCTGCAGCCCGGCTCGTTCAAGAAGCTGCCGAACCACTGGCAGGCCACGGCCGACTGGCTGGACAAGTACTCGCCGGACTCGCGCGCCCTGGTGGTGCCCGCGTCCGCGCACGGCATCTACACCTGGGGCTCCCCGATCGACCAGCCCCTGGACGTGCAGGCCGAGTCGCGCTGGGCCCAGCGCGACTACGTGCCCTTCGGCACGCCCGGCAACCGGCGCGCCATGGACGCCGTCGAGCAGGCCCTGATGACGGGCAGTCAGGTCCCGGGCCTGAAGGACTACTTGACGCGGGCGGGCCTGTACTACGTGGTCGTGCGCAACGACCTCGACCCGGACCAGATCGGGCACGTCCCCACGGCGACCGTCAAGCGCACCCTGGAGCAGTCCGGCTACACGCGGGTGACCGGCTTCGGCCCCACCCAGACCGGCGGACGGATCGCGAACGACACGCCCGTGCAGGTCGAGGGCCTGTACCCGCGCCAGCGCGCGGTGGAGATCTACACACCGGGCAAGGACACCCCGCGGCCCGGCCAGGCGGGCCTGAAGCCGGTGTCCAACACGGCCGTCGTCAGCGGCGGCCCCGAGGCGCTGCTCCCGCTGTCCGCCGATCCCCAGCTGCGCGACCGCCCCGTGGTCCTGACCGGGGACAACCACCCCGGCCTCGGGTCCGCGCCCGGGCTCCAGGCGGTCGGTGACGGCCTGCGGCGCGCGGACACGCGGTTCGGCCTGGTCAACACCAACACCTCGTACACGTACACCCGCGACGAGCGGAACGCGCCGGACGCGCTCCAGGATCCGGGCAGGAAGCCGCACCAGATCCTGCCGACCAAGGGGATCGAGCACCAGACGACGGCGGAGCTGCGCGGCGCGAAGTCGGTGACGGCCTCCTCCTACGGCAACTGGCTCTTCCACCTGCCGCAGTACGACCCCGTGAACGCCTTCGACGGCAACCCCGGCACGGCCTGGACGGAAGGCAACCCGGGCAGCCCCGACGGCGAGTGGATCAAGGCGGAGTTCCGCAAGAAGACGGCCGTCCCGGCCTCGTTCAAGGTGACGCCGCTGCCCCAGGACGGGGTGCGGGCGGCCCCGACGCGGGTGCGGGTCGAGACCGAGAAGGGCAAGAAGGACTCGTTCCTCAAGGCCAACGGCACGACGCAGCGCGTCGCCGCCGTGCCGGGCGACACCGACTGGATCAAGATCACCATCCTGGACTCCCAGGTGGCCACGGAGGGCCTGACCGGCGCCGGGTTCGCGGAGATCAGCATCCCCGGCGTCCAGGTGACCAAGCTGCTGCGGATGCCGAACGACGTGAAGGGCACGGAGGGCGCCGACGCCGACGCGACGACGTACTCCATGCACCGCTCGGCCGACCTCAGCGGTCTGTCGCCCGTGACCTCCGAGGCGGGGCTGCACCGCCGGTTCACGACCGAGGGGCAGGACACGTACGACGTGCGGATGAGCGCCGTCGCCGTGCCCGGGTCCAAGCTCGACGAGCTGCTCTACGACGTGGCTCCCGACCAGCGCCAGCAGATCCGCGCCAGCGCCGACTCCACGTCCGGCCTGGGCACGGGCCTGTCCGCGCGCAATCTGACGGACGGCGACCTGACCACCGCGTGGATCGCGGGGGACACCCCGGTGATCCATCTGCGCTGGCCCGGCAAGGTGCCCGTCGGTGAGATCGTGCTGCCCCCCGCGGGCGGTCTGTCGACGCGGGCCCAGAAGATCGAGATCAGCTCGCCGGACGGCGCGGCCGTCGCCGGGGTCGACGAGAACGGCATGGCGCGCTTCACGCCGATCACCACCGACCGGCTCGACATCACCATCACCGAGACCGCGCCGCTGACCCTGCACAACCCGGTCGCGGACGAGAAGCTCCAGCTGCCCGTGGGTCTCACCGAGGCGTACGTCCCGGCGCTCGACCAGTACCGCACCAAGCAGCCGCGGGCCGGGCGCACCTTCGAACTCGCCTGCGGCCAGGGCCCCGAGGTGGCCGTCGACGGCAAGCTCTACCCGACCTCCGTGAAGGGCACCGTGCGCGACCTCGTGCAGCGGCGGCCCGTCGAGGTCACGCTGTGCGAGCGCGGCGAACGGAAGCCGGAGCCCCGGCCCGAGGTGAGCCTGGGCGCGGGCGAGCACACCGTGGAGGCCGGTGACGCGGGCCCGCTCAAGCTCACCGACGTGACACTGACGCGTGGCACGCCGGGCGACCTCGACACGACCGCGCGCGACCTGCGCGTCAAGGACTGGCTCGGCGACCGGCGCGAGCTCGCCGTCGGGGACGGCGCGGCCGCGTACCTCACCACGTACGAGAACGTCAACGACGGCTGGAAGGCCACCCTGAACGGCGAGGAGCTGCGCGAGGTGCGGCTCGACGGCTGGCAGCAGGGCTGGCTGATCCCGGCCGGCGAGGGCGGCACCGTCAAGCTCAGCTACGAGCCGTCGACGGCGTACGAGGCCGGGCTCATCGGCGGTGGCGTCGGCGTCCTCGCGCTCGTGGTGCTCGTGTTCGTGCGCCGCAGGGACGCCAACCCGGACGGCCCCGACCTGGCGCCGCCCGCGCCCGGCGTGGTCCTCGGCACGGTGGCCCTGACCCTGGTGGCCGTGGTCGTCGCGGGCTGGTTCGCGCTGCTCGTGCCCGCCCTCGCGGTGCTCGCGTGGCGGCGGCACCAGCTGCTCGCGCCGCTGGCCTTCGTCGCGCTCACCGGGGCGGGGATCGCCGCCGCCGTCGGTGCCGGGGAGACGGTCGCCGCGGACGAGGGCGCCTTCGGGCACGCGGCCCAGATCATGGCGTTCATCGGCCTGTTCGCGGCCCTGGTGGCGGTGCGGGAGGCCACCCCCGCGGGGGCGGCGGGGCCGGGCGGAACGCCCGTGCCCGGTCGGGCCGCGCCGCCCGCCGCGCCGCCCGCGGGGCCGCCGCGGTCACCGGCGGCGGTCCCGGCAGCGGCGCCGGGCGCCGGACCCGCGGGCGCCGGGGCTTCCCCGGGCGGTGACCCGCTCGCGAAGCCCGCCCCGGCGCCGGGCGGTGACCCGCTCGCGAAGCCGGCACCGGGCCCCGGCCCGTCCGCGCGGCCCGCCGGGCCCTCGGACAGCGACCCGTCGGCGACGACGCTGCCGCTCGGCCCCGACCGCGACGCGGGCACCCCGCCGCCGCTGCCGCAG harbors:
- a CDS encoding alpha-(1->3)-arabinofuranosyltransferase, whose translation is MTTTVQAPPPAATRPTARRPEPEHGPRRRRWLAGFWAVTLVCFLAVKPGRMTFDTKLGVAVDPWQFLSDLGQLWHDRGGFGGLQDQYIGYAFPMLPYYALTDLLQLPVWIAERLWFSLIVTAAFWGALRLAERLGIGSRGSRLLGAAVYALWPTFTVVIGSTSAAALPGAFLPWVLLPLTNDRVTARIAAFRSALVIPFMGGVNAASTLASLLPVALYLLSRPNGPRKRKLITWWVPGVILATAWWVVPLLLLGVYGENFLPYVENAATTTGTMSATEALRGAGNWVAYLHFGDAWLPAGWTVATSVVTVVCSALAAGLGLAGLARRDLPERRWLTLTVLSTVLVLLAGYGGASGALFHGTVQDWLNGWLVPFRNIYKFQTGLALALALGLAHLAAVVSPARGARALPGRRYAPLIAAVLVLPGLLWPYLNGSILQPGSFKKLPNHWQATADWLDKYSPDSRALVVPASAHGIYTWGSPIDQPLDVQAESRWAQRDYVPFGTPGNRRAMDAVEQALMTGSQVPGLKDYLTRAGLYYVVVRNDLDPDQIGHVPTATVKRTLEQSGYTRVTGFGPTQTGGRIANDTPVQVEGLYPRQRAVEIYTPGKDTPRPGQAGLKPVSNTAVVSGGPEALLPLSADPQLRDRPVVLTGDNHPGLGSAPGLQAVGDGLRRADTRFGLVNTNTSYTYTRDERNAPDALQDPGRKPHQILPTKGIEHQTTAELRGAKSVTASSYGNWLFHLPQYDPVNAFDGNPGTAWTEGNPGSPDGEWIKAEFRKKTAVPASFKVTPLPQDGVRAAPTRVRVETEKGKKDSFLKANGTTQRVAAVPGDTDWIKITILDSQVATEGLTGAGFAEISIPGVQVTKLLRMPNDVKGTEGADADATTYSMHRSADLSGLSPVTSEAGLHRRFTTEGQDTYDVRMSAVAVPGSKLDELLYDVAPDQRQQIRASADSTSGLGTGLSARNLTDGDLTTAWIAGDTPVIHLRWPGKVPVGEIVLPPAGGLSTRAQKIEISSPDGAAVAGVDENGMARFTPITTDRLDITITETAPLTLHNPVADEKLQLPVGLTEAYVPALDQYRTKQPRAGRTFELACGQGPEVAVDGKLYPTSVKGTVRDLVQRRPVEVTLCERGERKPEPRPEVSLGAGEHTVEAGDAGPLKLTDVTLTRGTPGDLDTTARDLRVKDWLGDRRELAVGDGAAAYLTTYENVNDGWKATLNGEELREVRLDGWQQGWLIPAGEGGTVKLSYEPSTAYEAGLIGGGVGVLALVVLVFVRRRDANPDGPDLAPPAPGVVLGTVALTLVAVVVAGWFALLVPALAVLAWRRHQLLAPLAFVALTGAGIAAAVGAGETVAADEGAFGHAAQIMAFIGLFAALVAVREATPAGAAGPGGTPVPGRAAPPAAPPAGPPRSPAAVPAAAPGAGPAGAGASPGGDPLAKPAPAPGGDPLAKPAPGPGPSARPAGPSDSDPSATTLPLGPDRDAGTPPPLPQRHPEPGDGTEQQGKDHRP